A window from Pseudooceanicola algae encodes these proteins:
- a CDS encoding ABC transporter ATP-binding protein encodes MSGLEMRGRDVRLEGVSITYPNGFTAVQPTDLTVEAGEFFSILGPSGCGKTTILRTVSGFVEPSAGRVLIGGEDQAGIGPNARPTALIFQNLALFPLMPVWENVAFGLEARGMGKKARRQRAQELLELVALGDQGEKLPSELSGGQRQRVAIARALAVEPAVLLLDEPLSALDLKLRQHMRAELRDIQKKTGVTFIYITHDQGEALTMSDRIAVMNNGVVEQVGTGDEIYSAPQSAFAASFVGEVNAMAGRIVATEGHLARIETASGQLVGRNAKGLGVGDQAILFVRPEQMVFGDPGNSFTARLKRRDLEGAFVTYEFATAEGQSLTLHQTNSGAPSPVAEEARIGFASESAVILPEGPLARTGQELAAQ; translated from the coding sequence ATGAGCGGGTTGGAAATGCGCGGGCGGGATGTGCGGCTGGAGGGGGTGTCGATCACCTATCCGAACGGGTTCACCGCCGTGCAACCGACCGATCTGACGGTCGAGGCCGGCGAGTTCTTTTCGATCCTCGGGCCGTCGGGCTGTGGCAAGACGACGATCCTGCGCACCGTCTCGGGCTTTGTCGAGCCAAGCGCGGGGCGGGTGTTGATCGGGGGCGAGGATCAGGCCGGGATCGGGCCGAATGCGCGCCCGACGGCGCTGATCTTCCAGAACCTCGCGCTGTTTCCGCTGATGCCGGTCTGGGAAAACGTGGCCTTCGGGCTGGAAGCGCGCGGCATGGGCAAGAAGGCGCGGCGCCAGCGGGCGCAGGAATTGCTGGAGCTGGTGGCGCTTGGCGATCAGGGAGAGAAGCTGCCGTCCGAGCTTTCGGGCGGGCAGCGGCAGCGGGTCGCCATTGCACGGGCGCTGGCGGTCGAGCCGGCTGTGCTGCTGCTGGACGAGCCCCTGTCGGCACTCGATCTGAAGCTGCGCCAACACATGCGGGCCGAGCTGCGCGATATCCAGAAGAAGACCGGTGTGACCTTCATCTACATCACCCATGACCAGGGCGAGGCGCTGACCATGTCCGATCGCATCGCGGTGATGAACAATGGCGTGGTCGAGCAGGTCGGCACCGGGGACGAGATCTATTCCGCGCCGCAAAGCGCCTTTGCTGCCTCCTTTGTCGGCGAGGTCAATGCCATGGCCGGTCGGATCGTCGCGACCGAAGGCCATCTGGCGCGGATCGAAACCGCCTCGGGTCAACTGGTGGGGCGCAATGCCAAGGGCCTGGGGGTCGGCGATCAGGCGATCCTGTTCGTGCGCCCGGAACAGATGGTCTTTGGCGATCCGGGCAACAGCTTTACCGCCCGACTGAAGCGACGTGACCTGGAAGGCGCCTTCGTCACCTATGAATTCGCTACGGCAGAGGGGCAGAGTCTGACCCTCCACCAGACCAACAGCGGCGCGCCTTCGCCGGTGGCCGAGGAGGCACGGATCGGTTTTGCTTCCGAAAGCGCGGTGATCCTGCCGGAGGGGCCGCTGGCCCGCACCGGACAGGAGCTTGCAGCCCAATGA
- a CDS encoding ABC transporter permease: MKALFRGYGKGLTALFFLAVACWGLALIILPQFSMLERAVTAPKRQLDSSIALRVARDAQTCATLLERVMETTTPPASTGGMAVPSIGGMGFPTIGGPAPSSGGMGMPSIGGPAAGGSERGFIIQCDRATTHSRLVRDGGTEPVYLDRLHGVPDLSVPDDAPLPRQLDAAEQIATVADALYTRLTGEEAEAFPLTLSNFRTLAAPRMIPLGPEQQAAEDARLSNRLLGLIGLRYSVDGQTYERLGLVTLVRTIVFALCATALALVLCYPIAYKVALATPPDKATWLFLGLVIPYAIVELMRIYAWTTIIDNQGVLNSLLMWSHLISEPIQFKRFPGTIFVVIVYTYVLFMVFPIFNVMTTLDRNQIEAAEDLGAKTWRVHWRVIMPHAKPGIAVGCIATFMLSAGAFSVPRIISRGLQAEWFSQTIYNKFFESENSNVGAAYSFAYTILCFLLVALFMWAMRTRLKDFARVQ, translated from the coding sequence ATGAAGGCGCTGTTTCGCGGATACGGGAAGGGGCTGACCGCGCTGTTCTTTCTGGCGGTGGCCTGCTGGGGGCTGGCGCTGATCATCCTGCCGCAGTTCTCGATGCTGGAACGGGCCGTGACCGCGCCAAAGCGGCAGCTCGACAGCTCCATCGCCCTGAGGGTGGCAAGGGATGCACAGACCTGCGCCACCCTGCTGGAGCGGGTGATGGAAACCACCACCCCGCCGGCAAGCACCGGGGGTATGGCGGTGCCGTCCATCGGCGGCATGGGGTTCCCGACCATCGGGGGGCCCGCGCCGTCCTCGGGCGGCATGGGGATGCCCTCGATCGGCGGACCTGCGGCGGGCGGATCGGAGCGCGGCTTTATCATCCAGTGCGACCGGGCGACGACCCATTCGCGCCTTGTGCGTGACGGCGGAACCGAGCCGGTCTACCTTGACCGGCTGCATGGCGTGCCGGACCTGTCGGTGCCCGACGACGCCCCCCTGCCCCGGCAGTTGGACGCCGCAGAGCAGATCGCGACGGTGGCCGATGCGCTTTACACCCGGTTGACAGGCGAAGAGGCCGAGGCCTTTCCCCTGACCCTGTCGAATTTCCGTACCCTTGCCGCGCCGCGTATGATCCCCCTTGGGCCCGAGCAGCAGGCCGCCGAAGACGCCCGCCTGTCGAACCGGCTGCTGGGGCTGATCGGTCTGCGCTATTCGGTCGACGGGCAGACCTACGAGCGGCTCGGCCTTGTCACCCTGGTGCGAACCATCGTCTTTGCGCTTTGTGCCACGGCGCTGGCGCTGGTGTTGTGCTATCCCATTGCCTACAAGGTCGCGCTGGCCACCCCGCCGGACAAGGCCACCTGGCTGTTCCTTGGCCTGGTGATCCCCTACGCCATTGTCGAGCTGATGCGGATCTATGCCTGGACCACGATCATCGACAACCAGGGCGTCCTGAATTCCCTGCTGATGTGGAGCCACCTGATCAGCGAGCCGATCCAGTTCAAACGCTTCCCCGGCACGATCTTCGTGGTAATTGTCTATACCTACGTGCTGTTCATGGTCTTCCCGATCTTCAACGTAATGACGACGCTTGACCGCAACCAGATCGAAGCTGCCGAGGATCTGGGCGCGAAGACCTGGCGCGTGCACTGGCGGGTGATCATGCCCCATGCCAAGCCGGGCATCGCCGTGGGTTGCATCGCCACCTTCATGCTGAGCGCCGGGGCGTTCTCGGTCCCGCGCATCATCAGCCGCGGGTTGCAGGCGGAATGGTTCAGTCAGACGATCTACAACAAGTTCTTCGAAAGCGAGAATTCCAACGTCGGCGCGGCCTACTCCTTTGCCTACACGATCCTCTGTTTCCTGCTGGTGGCGCTGTTCATGTGGGCCATGCGCACCCGCCTCAAAGATTTTGCGAGGGTGCAATGA
- a CDS encoding ABC transporter permease, producing the protein MKSERLLNIYTGMFLIFMFGPLLLMILSSFNDTSPPSVTDWQGLTGKWYSFFWMPEDQLRADPVLRVLDRDRLISCFGNSIWVALIVVPLSLLLGLSGAVLLTRWRSRANGLLWWVLLSPMLAPGVVLGLGALVFWAQVGINAGLFTIIMAQTTFISSYPMLILMARLQRQPIELEEAALDLGATPLRVFRRLTLPYLAPALISAGVIAFMASIENYNTTMFAKGGACTLATEIGAMGRNPNGHPPVINAIGTVIIAITVAGALLHTFLLSREKKAG; encoded by the coding sequence ATGAAGTCCGAACGCCTTCTGAACATCTATACCGGGATGTTCCTGATCTTCATGTTCGGGCCGCTGCTGCTGATGATCCTGTCGTCCTTCAACGACACCTCGCCCCCGAGCGTCACCGACTGGCAGGGGCTGACCGGCAAGTGGTACAGCTTCTTCTGGATGCCCGAAGACCAGCTGCGCGCCGATCCGGTGCTTCGGGTGCTGGACCGGGACCGGCTGATCTCCTGCTTCGGGAACTCGATCTGGGTGGCGCTGATCGTGGTGCCGCTGTCGCTGTTGCTGGGGCTTTCGGGCGCTGTGCTGCTGACCCGCTGGCGGTCGCGCGCCAACGGGCTGCTGTGGTGGGTGCTGCTGTCTCCGATGCTGGCGCCCGGCGTGGTGCTGGGGCTGGGGGCGCTGGTCTTCTGGGCCCAGGTCGGTATTAATGCGGGGCTCTTCACCATCATCATGGCGCAGACGACGTTCATCTCTTCCTACCCGATGCTGATCCTGATGGCGCGCCTGCAACGCCAGCCGATCGAACTGGAAGAAGCCGCGCTTGACCTCGGCGCCACACCGCTGCGGGTTTTTCGCCGCCTCACCCTGCCCTATCTCGCCCCGGCGCTGATCTCGGCCGGGGTCATCGCCTTCATGGCCTCGATCGAGAACTACAACACCACGATGTTCGCCAAGGGCGGCGCCTGTACCCTGGCAACCGAGATCGGGGCGATGGGACGCAATCCCAATGGCCACCCGCCGGTGATCAATGCCATCGGCACGGTCATCATCGCAATCACCGTCGCCGGAGCCCTGCTGCACACTTTCCTCTTGTCGCGCGAAAAAAAGGCGGGCTGA
- a CDS encoding tetratricopeptide repeat protein has translation MKGLDQLPALLAAGDWTSSERLLLRAAKGKGAPASVFYNLGRVMMEQGKMRPAETWLKRAVAADPSHANGWYELGRARLEMRDLQAACQCFARSLALAPADPDARISLGRVALRLGEYVKVREALAPMAWRDGEVDGMLYRAAAELRLPEAEALRDTLWQRDPARALKAVTRASKGRLKLDL, from the coding sequence ATGAAAGGCTTGGACCAATTACCGGCTTTGCTGGCCGCGGGGGATTGGACCTCTTCGGAAAGGCTGCTGCTTCGGGCGGCGAAGGGCAAGGGGGCTCCGGCGTCGGTGTTTTATAATCTTGGACGGGTGATGATGGAGCAGGGGAAGATGCGGCCGGCCGAAACCTGGTTGAAGCGCGCGGTTGCCGCCGATCCGTCCCATGCCAATGGGTGGTATGAACTGGGTCGTGCGCGGCTTGAGATGCGTGATCTGCAAGCCGCTTGCCAGTGTTTTGCCCGCTCCCTGGCGCTGGCGCCCGCAGATCCCGACGCGCGGATCAGTCTTGGCCGGGTCGCCCTGCGGCTGGGGGAGTATGTGAAGGTCCGAGAAGCGCTTGCGCCAATGGCCTGGCGGGATGGCGAAGTGGACGGGATGCTTTACCGGGCGGCGGCAGAACTGCGCCTGCCTGAGGCTGAGGCACTGCGCGATACGCTGTGGCAGCGTGATCCCGCGCGGGCATTGAAGGCTGTGACGCGGGCCTCCAAGGGGCGGTTGAAACTGGACCTGTAG
- a CDS encoding CehA/McbA family metallohydrolase, whose protein sequence is MHPIAFSRPGQFWRGNLHTHSSLSDGVLPPEEVCRRYRAEGYDFMALTDHFIGQYGYPVADTLSYRDAGFTTLLGAELHSGAMENGELWHILAVGLPADFAPGDAPHFRPVEGQETGPEIAARAVAAGAFVAIAHPQWSGLTLADARSISAAHAVEIYNHGCATGCDRPDGFSVADLLLSEGRDLSLIATDDAHFSEPDHFGGWVMVKAKANSPEALLQALKDGAFYSSQGPELRDIRIEDDRILVESSAAVSVILQGAGSAAIARHGQSMTRSELPLERFATSPWLRVTVIDAGGKRAWSNPIRLDHAG, encoded by the coding sequence ATGCACCCTATCGCCTTTTCCCGCCCCGGCCAATTCTGGCGCGGCAATCTGCACACCCATTCGTCTCTCTCCGACGGTGTTTTGCCGCCCGAAGAGGTCTGCCGCCGATACCGCGCCGAAGGCTATGATTTCATGGCGCTGACTGATCACTTCATCGGCCAGTACGGCTATCCGGTTGCCGATACCCTGAGCTACCGCGATGCAGGCTTCACCACCTTGCTGGGCGCTGAGCTGCATTCGGGCGCGATGGAGAACGGCGAGCTTTGGCATATCCTCGCCGTTGGACTGCCCGCCGATTTCGCCCCCGGAGACGCGCCGCATTTCCGCCCTGTCGAGGGGCAGGAAACCGGCCCCGAGATCGCCGCCCGTGCGGTCGCCGCCGGCGCCTTCGTCGCCATCGCGCATCCGCAATGGTCCGGGCTGACCCTGGCTGATGCGCGTTCGATCAGCGCCGCCCATGCGGTCGAGATCTACAACCATGGCTGCGCCACGGGCTGCGACCGACCCGACGGGTTCTCGGTCGCGGACCTGCTGCTGAGCGAAGGGCGTGACCTCAGCCTGATTGCCACCGACGACGCGCATTTCTCGGAGCCCGACCATTTCGGCGGCTGGGTCATGGTCAAGGCCAAAGCCAACAGCCCCGAGGCGCTGTTGCAAGCGCTGAAGGACGGTGCCTTCTATTCCAGCCAGGGGCCTGAGTTGCGCGATATTCGGATCGAGGACGACCGGATACTGGTCGAAAGCTCCGCCGCTGTTTCGGTGATCCTGCAGGGCGCGGGCTCTGCCGCGATCGCCCGGCATGGCCAGTCGATGACCCGCAGCGAATTGCCGCTGGAGCGCTTCGCCACCTCGCCCTGGCTGCGGGTGACGGTGATTGATGCCGGCGGCAAGCGCGCGTGGTCCAACCCGATACGCCTCGATCACGCAGGTTGA
- a CDS encoding MarR family winged helix-turn-helix transcriptional regulator, with translation MPKSQPYWSTPAFLEGVPAGDDYAEMPHEDYLTYRIGMLSGEFNRNISKYFSRHFGLTLAEGRVLARLGNSGPASYGEICEKLLLDGAQISRAAAALAERGYIRKGNDPKDARRAIFEVTEEGRSVAEEVIRIGQARQKFLLQKLSATERKTLYRSLSKLMGVMAELNAEGILLGEAAAREMT, from the coding sequence ATGCCCAAAAGCCAGCCCTATTGGTCGACGCCTGCCTTCCTCGAAGGTGTGCCGGCCGGTGACGATTATGCCGAGATGCCACACGAAGACTACCTGACCTATCGTATCGGCATGTTGTCGGGCGAATTCAACCGCAATATTTCCAAGTATTTCTCGCGTCATTTCGGCCTAACCCTGGCCGAGGGGCGGGTCCTGGCGCGGCTGGGCAACAGCGGACCGGCGTCTTATGGCGAGATCTGCGAGAAACTGCTGCTTGATGGCGCCCAGATCAGCCGGGCTGCCGCCGCGCTGGCCGAACGCGGCTACATCCGCAAGGGCAATGACCCGAAAGATGCCCGCCGTGCGATCTTCGAAGTGACCGAAGAAGGCCGCAGCGTCGCGGAAGAGGTCATTCGCATCGGCCAGGCCCGGCAGAAGTTTCTTTTGCAGAAGCTGTCGGCAACGGAGCGGAAGACGCTTTATCGGTCGCTGTCGAAGCTGATGGGCGTCATGGCAGAACTGAATGCCGAAGGCATTCTGCTGGGCGAAGCCGCCGCGCGTGAAATGACCTGA